Genomic segment of Rhodocaloribacter litoris:
TGATCGTCAGGGTCGGGGGGGTCGTGCTTTCGCGGCTGTCGAAGCGCCGGGCCGAGCCGTTGTTGAGCTCGTCGCCGATCAGGATCCAGCCGAAGTTTTCGTCGGGTCGTTCGAGCCAGTCCTGCACGTCGCCGGCCATGCGCTCGGAGGTCCAGGTATAGGTGCCCGGATTGTCGACGGAGGTGGTGGCGCTGGGGGTGTCGTCGAAGTCGCCGCCCGGATTGGTCCACCGGTCGGTGTTGAAGAAGCGGTAGAGCCAGGTCGCATCCCCCGCGGCGGCGAACGTGCCGGTTCCGCCCGGGCTGCCGGCGTTGGAAGAGCCCTCGCCCCAGTCGGCTTCGACACGGTGCAGCGAGACGGCGCTGGGTCCGGCACCGGGCGGTTCGTTCGAGAGCTGGAGCACCAGCGTGACGCTCTGGATCCGGGCTTCGGCCGGCAGGTTGCCCGCGACGTCGAAAGCCAGGAGCGCCCGGCGCCGGTCTCCCCGGTTCGTGCGCCCCACGTAGAAATGCGGGCCACTACCGTTGCTGATGTCGCCCGAGGTGGATTCGTACAGGGTGTTGTCTTTGACCGGCGTCAACTCGATCTGGTTCTGGCCGAAGGCGAAAGGCGACAGGGCGGCCAGCAGGGCGGCCAGGCACAGGAAAGCGTATCGGTGTTTCATGAGCGCAATCAACGAGATGGAGACGAGAGGACGCGCAGGGCCGGCCGGGTGACGGATCCCCGTACCTCCTCGACCCGAAAGCGATATCGACGCCGAAGGTAGGCGGCTCCGGTGCCGAAAGCAAGCCGCCGGAGCGCACGGCTGCGGCGGCGGTGGCCGGGCAGGTCGTGGGAACGGGCCGGAACCGTATTAAGGTGCATGCCTGCGTGCGGTGCCGGTTGGCATTCCTACAGTACCTGACCGGTGCCGGATGACCACGGGGCAGGAGATCCGGCGAGGCCGGGATGGATCAGATGCGGTATTCGAGGCCGAAGAACCAGTCGGTCGAACGGATGGTGTTGCGCCCGAAGGGGGTGCGGAAGACCTGCGCGCTGAGGCCGAGGCGGGGCAGCGGGTAGAGCGTGAGGCCGGCGCCGGTCTTTACGTACCGGGTGCGGGTGGGGATCGGGTTGGCCGGGTTGAACCCCGTCTCCGGCGGCTGGTTCGACCAGGTGCCGTGCACCAGCGCCTGCAGCAGCGCCCATCGTCCG
This window contains:
- a CDS encoding DNRLRE domain-containing protein gives rise to the protein MKHRYAFLCLAALLAALSPFAFGQNQIELTPVKDNTLYESTSGDISNGSGPHFYVGRTNRGDRRRALLAFDVAGNLPAEARIQSVTLVLQLSNEPPGAGPSAVSLHRVEADWGEGSSNAGSPGGTGTFAAAGDATWLYRFFNTDRWTNPGGDFDDTPSATTSVDNPGTYTWTSERMAGDVQDWLERPDENFGWILIGDELNNGSARRFDSRESTTPPTLTITFSTATATEAETVPADFRLEQNFPNPFHRATTITFALPAGGPVRLRVYDLLGHEIATLVDGFRAAGTHTVDFVADGWPAGLYLYRLEAGGRTRTRTMALLK